The proteins below come from a single Denticeps clupeoides chromosome 15, fDenClu1.1, whole genome shotgun sequence genomic window:
- the tspan12 gene encoding tetraspanin-12 isoform X2 has translation MAREDSVKCLRCLLYALNLLFWLMAVCVLSVAAWLRDYLNNVLTLTADTRLEEAAVLMYSPVVHPVIIAACCFLIIVAMVGYCGTLKCNLILLSWPAMQRSDMISLKSRMPNYGLQRYQWLTHSWNSFQTEFKCCGVIYFTDWLEMTEMEWPPDSCCSNQYPGCARHAHYRDLSDLYQEGCGPKIYSFIRGTKQLQVLRFLGVSIGVGQILAMTLTLTLLWTLYYDRKPPETVVDSCPASEAQPLSQILGDETLKSNPTHLSVLWPNGHGQFEMEQLNLPGCHDVVTPPQSQHWNRQEQSHVCHSAQGSKLLNSEPSA, from the exons ATGGCCCGCGAGGATTCGGTGAAGTGCCTGCGCTGCCTCCTGTACGCGCTCAATTTACTCTTCTGG CTCATGGCGGTCTGTGTGCTGAGCGTGGCAGCGTGGCTGAGAGATTACCTGAACAATGTGCTCACCCTGACGGCCGACACCAG GCTGGAGGAGGCGGCCGTTCTCATGTACTCGCCTGTCGTCCACCCCGTCATTATTGCAGCGTGCTGCTTTCTAATCATCGTGGCCATGGTGGGCTATTGTGGCACTCTAAAATGCAATTTGATCCTTCTGTCCTGG CCTGCCATGCAACGATCAGACATGATTAGTTTGAAGTCTCGGATGCCCAACTATGGCCTGCAGCGCTATCAATGGCTTACCCACTCCTGGAACTCCTTTCAGACTGAG TTTAAATGCTGTGGAGTTATCTACTTTACTGACTGGCTGGAGATGACAGAGATGGAATGGCCTCCAGACTCCTGCTGCTCCAATCAATACCCTGGCTGTGCTCGCCATGCCCACTATCGTGACCTCAGTGACCTTTACCAAGAG GGGTGTGGGCCAAAAATCTACAGTTTCATTCGTGGGACGAAGCAGTTGCAGGTGTTGCGTTTCCTGGGCGTGTCAATTGGGGTGGGTCAGATTCTGGCTATGACCCTGACTCTCACTCTCCTCTGGACACTCTATTATGACCGCAAGCCCCCAGAGACAGTGGTAGACTCCTGCCCTGCTAGTGAAGCTCAACCTCTCTCCCAAATTTTGGGTGATGAAACCCTCAAATCCAACCCCACACACCTTTCAGTTCTCTGGCCCAATGGGCATGGCCAGTTTGAGATGGAGCAGCTGAACTTGCCTGGATGCCATGATGTCGTAACCCCCCCCCAATCACAGCACTGGAATCGCCAGGAGCAATCTCACGTCTGCCATTCAGCACAAGGAAGCAAACTGTTGAACAGTGAACCTAGTGCATAA
- the ing3 gene encoding inhibitor of growth protein 3, producing the protein MLYLEDYLEMIEQLPMDLRDRFTEMREMDLQVQNAMDQLEQRVNDFFINAKKNKPEWREEQMEVIKKDYYKALEDADEKVQLANQIYDLVDRHLRKLDQELAKFKMELEADNAGITEILERRSLEMDSPSQPVNNHHVHSHTAVEKRKYSTPAHHTTEHVPEKKFKSEALLSTLTSDASKENTPGCRTNSMSTSNSVYSVNSTQPLTSYNLSALPAGPGAGAGAITMAAAQAVQATAQMKEGRRTSSLKASYEAIKNNDFHPGRDFALSRDSSYSSALASTLTQNLTPSSTSDSRSGGRKTKGNTKSSNHQSSSSSSSSSLSSCSSSSALAHELAQQSSVLPEAESNSQVDWTYDPNEPRYCICNQVSYGEMVGCDNQDCPIEWFHYGCVGLTEAPKGKWYCPQCTAAMKRRGSRHK; encoded by the exons ATGCTTTATTTAGAGGACTATCTCGAGA TGATCGAGCAGCTACCCATGGATCTCCGCGACAGGTTTACGGAAATGAGGGAGATGGACCTGCAAGTGCAGA ATGCCATGGACCAGCTGGAGCAGCGTGTGAATGACTTCTTCATCAATGCAAAAAAGAATAAGCCAGAGTGGAGGGAAGAACAGATGGAAGTAATCAAAAAG GACTATTATAAAGCTTTGGAGGACGCTGATGAGAAGGTTCAGTTAGCCAATCAGATATATGACTTG GTGGACCGCCACCTTCGGAAGCTGGATCAGGAACTGGCCAAGTTTAAAATGGAGCTGGAGGCAGACAACGCCGGAATCACAGAGATCCTGGAAAGAC GATCGCTGGAAATGGATAGCCCCTCCCAACCTGTAAATAATCACCATGTCCACTCACACACCGCTGTTGAGA AGAGGAAGTACAGTACACCAGCCCACCACACCACAGAGCATGTTCCAGAGAAGAAGTTCAAATCCGAGGCGCTGCTCTCTACTCTCACATCAGACGCCTCCAAGGAAAACACTCCTG GCTGCAGGACGAACAGCATGTCCACTTCCaacagtgtgtacagtgttaATTCCACTCAGCCTCTCACCTCTTACAACCTCAGTGCACTCCCAGCAGGCCCTGGGGCTGGGGCAGGTGCCATCACCATGGCAGCAGCTCAGGCTGTACAGGCCACTGCTCAG ATGAAAGAGGGAAGGCGGACATCAAGTCTGAAGGCCAGCTACGAGGCCATTAAGAACAACGACTTCCACCCAGGCCGGGACTTTGCACTGAGCCGGGATTCCTCGTACTCCTCGGCCCTCGCCTCTACGCTCACACAGAACCTCACCCCCAGCTCCACGTCTGACTCCCGCAGTGGTGGACGCAAGACCAA GGGCAACACAAAGTCTTCCAATCACCAGTCCTCttcgtcgtcctcctcttcctccctgtcGTCATGTTCGTCTTCCTCTGCGTTGGCCCATGAGCTAGCCCAGCAGTCATCTGTGCTGCCTGAGGCTGAGAGCAACAGCCAGGTGGACTGGACCTATGATCCCAATGAGCCTCGATATTGCATCTGCAACCAG GTTTCTTATGGTGAAATGGTTGGATGTGATAATCAAGAT TGCCCCATCGAATGGTTCCACTATGGCTGTGTGGGTCTGACTGAGGCCCCCAAGGGCAAGTGGTACTGTCCCCAGTGCACGGCCGCCATGAAAAGGAGGGGCAGCAGGCACAAATA
- the tspan12 gene encoding tetraspanin-12 isoform X1: MAREDSVKCLRCLLYALNLLFWLMAVCVLSVAAWLRDYLNNVLTLTADTRLEEAAVLMYSPVVHPVIIAACCFLIIVAMVGYCGTLKCNLILLSWYFGSLLVVFCVELASGVWTYDEPAMQRSDMISLKSRMPNYGLQRYQWLTHSWNSFQTEFKCCGVIYFTDWLEMTEMEWPPDSCCSNQYPGCARHAHYRDLSDLYQEGCGPKIYSFIRGTKQLQVLRFLGVSIGVGQILAMTLTLTLLWTLYYDRKPPETVVDSCPASEAQPLSQILGDETLKSNPTHLSVLWPNGHGQFEMEQLNLPGCHDVVTPPQSQHWNRQEQSHVCHSAQGSKLLNSEPSA, translated from the exons ATGGCCCGCGAGGATTCGGTGAAGTGCCTGCGCTGCCTCCTGTACGCGCTCAATTTACTCTTCTGG CTCATGGCGGTCTGTGTGCTGAGCGTGGCAGCGTGGCTGAGAGATTACCTGAACAATGTGCTCACCCTGACGGCCGACACCAG GCTGGAGGAGGCGGCCGTTCTCATGTACTCGCCTGTCGTCCACCCCGTCATTATTGCAGCGTGCTGCTTTCTAATCATCGTGGCCATGGTGGGCTATTGTGGCACTCTAAAATGCAATTTGATCCTTCTGTCCTGG TACTTTGGAAGTCttcttgtggtcttctgtgtgGAACTGGCCAGTGGTGTCTGGACGTATGATGAG CCTGCCATGCAACGATCAGACATGATTAGTTTGAAGTCTCGGATGCCCAACTATGGCCTGCAGCGCTATCAATGGCTTACCCACTCCTGGAACTCCTTTCAGACTGAG TTTAAATGCTGTGGAGTTATCTACTTTACTGACTGGCTGGAGATGACAGAGATGGAATGGCCTCCAGACTCCTGCTGCTCCAATCAATACCCTGGCTGTGCTCGCCATGCCCACTATCGTGACCTCAGTGACCTTTACCAAGAG GGGTGTGGGCCAAAAATCTACAGTTTCATTCGTGGGACGAAGCAGTTGCAGGTGTTGCGTTTCCTGGGCGTGTCAATTGGGGTGGGTCAGATTCTGGCTATGACCCTGACTCTCACTCTCCTCTGGACACTCTATTATGACCGCAAGCCCCCAGAGACAGTGGTAGACTCCTGCCCTGCTAGTGAAGCTCAACCTCTCTCCCAAATTTTGGGTGATGAAACCCTCAAATCCAACCCCACACACCTTTCAGTTCTCTGGCCCAATGGGCATGGCCAGTTTGAGATGGAGCAGCTGAACTTGCCTGGATGCCATGATGTCGTAACCCCCCCCCAATCACAGCACTGGAATCGCCAGGAGCAATCTCACGTCTGCCATTCAGCACAAGGAAGCAAACTGTTGAACAGTGAACCTAGTGCATAA